A region from the Brachyspira hampsonii genome encodes:
- a CDS encoding TerB family tellurite resistance protein, whose protein sequence is MFLSELCESIYDEDEKKKLARSLAAFMAIDGEIDEDERRQIDLIYLEMLGKTCPESTLTKILGVEKEKVIVRFKKIIDNNFDPDYRQEEAKKFLFEIISCALCNKQYDDYEREVVNAVAKKCKVDNSIVEEMKDMINTVLVLNERTNEFIFNERI, encoded by the coding sequence ATGTTTTTATCTGAATTATGCGAAAGTATATACGATGAAGATGAAAAAAAGAAATTGGCAAGAAGTTTAGCCGCATTTATGGCTATAGATGGCGAGATAGATGAAGATGAGAGAAGACAAATAGATTTAATATATTTGGAAATGCTTGGAAAGACTTGTCCTGAATCAACTTTAACTAAAATACTTGGAGTTGAAAAAGAAAAAGTAATAGTCCGTTTTAAAAAAATTATTGATAATAATTTTGATCCTGATTATAGGCAAGAAGAAGCTAAAAAGTTTCTTTTTGAAATAATATCATGTGCTTTATGTAATAAGCAATATGATGATTATGAAAGAGAAGTTGTTAATGCCGTGGCTAAAAAATGTAAAGTGGATAATTCTATCGTAGAAGAGATGAAAGATATGATTAATACTGTATTAGTTTTGAATGAAAGAACAAATGAATTTATTTTTAATGAAAGGATATAA
- the prfB gene encoding peptide chain release factor 2 (programmed frameshift), whose translation MTLSEIKSIVSNIKEQSEVLRGYLDPDSIYKRVKEIDEISSKDDFWNDNISAQKLMKERMLLLDKIEPVENLIKNSNNIYELVEMAIESNDTEMEKELETECLELQKVFDELETKNLFSGEFDSKNAYLTLNAGAGGTESCDWASMLSRMYVRFCERHGFTVETTDELPGDEAGIKQISFYVQGLYAYGYLRSEIGVHRLVRISPFDANAKRHTSFVAVSVMPDIDEDIEVEINPADLRIDTYRASGAGGQHVNKTSSAIRITHIPTNTVVQCQAERSQHNNKDMAMKMLKAKLYQLEKEKLDKEKQKIAGEKTDIAWGNQIRSYVFQPYQMVKDLRTGCESGNMNSVMDGNIDEFISAYLKQQIKK comes from the exons ATGACATTATCAGAAATTAAAAGTATAGTATCTAATATTAAAGAGCAATCTGAAGTATTAAGGGGGTATCTT GACCCGGATTCTATTTATAAAAGGGTTAAAGAGATAGATGAAATATCTTCTAAAGATGATTTTTGGAATGATAATATATCAGCTCAGAAACTTATGAAGGAGAGAATGCTTCTTCTTGATAAAATAGAGCCTGTTGAAAATTTGATAAAGAATTCTAATAATATATACGAATTAGTAGAGATGGCTATAGAGTCAAATGATACTGAAATGGAAAAAGAATTAGAAACTGAATGCTTAGAATTGCAGAAAGTTTTTGATGAATTAGAAACCAAAAATTTATTTTCGGGTGAATTTGACAGTAAGAATGCATATTTAACTTTGAATGCCGGTGCCGGCGGTACAGAGAGCTGCGATTGGGCTTCTATGCTTTCAAGAATGTATGTGAGATTCTGTGAAAGACATGGGTTTACAGTTGAAACAACAGATGAACTTCCCGGAGATGAAGCTGGCATAAAGCAAATAAGTTTTTATGTTCAGGGGCTTTATGCTTATGGATATTTGCGTTCAGAGATAGGTGTTCATAGACTTGTAAGAATATCTCCTTTTGATGCTAATGCTAAAAGGCATACTTCATTTGTTGCGGTTAGTGTTATGCCGGATATAGATGAAGATATTGAAGTTGAAATAAATCCTGCTGATTTAAGAATAGATACTTACAGAGCTTCCGGAGCAGGCGGACAGCATGTTAATAAAACTTCATCAGCTATTAGAATAACTCATATACCGACTAATACAGTTGTTCAATGTCAGGCAGAAAGAAGTCAGCATAATAATAAAGATATGGCTATGAAAATGCTTAAAGCTAAACTTTATCAATTAGAAAAAGAAAAATTAGATAAAGAGAAACAAAAAATAGCAGGTGAGAAAACTGATATAGCTTGGGGCAATCAGATAAGAAGTTATGTTTTCCAACCTTATCAAATGGTAAAAGATTTAAGAACAGGATGTGAAAGCGGAAATATGAACTCTGTAATGGACGGAAATATAGATGAATTCATATCTGCGTATCTTAAACAGCAAATAAAAAAATAA
- the pgsA gene encoding CDP-diacylglycerol--glycerol-3-phosphate 3-phosphatidyltransferase, protein MKQQIPNLLSISRIVLSPLVIFLYFYNSMISAVLALIFLIILEITDALDGAMARKFNLVSDLGKVLDPFADTVFHITMFTIFLYEGSMPIWMYIISLYRDMFSMFIRILGGLRGFAVAAKFSGKLKTASRAAAVVIIFLIKILKHTEISLPYDQITYYSLLVVTIITIYSFFDYMPLITGKSNK, encoded by the coding sequence ATGAAACAGCAAATACCTAATTTACTAAGCATTAGCAGAATAGTTTTGTCCCCTCTTGTTATATTTCTGTACTTTTACAATTCTATGATAAGTGCGGTATTAGCATTGATATTTCTCATTATATTAGAAATAACAGATGCTTTAGACGGTGCTATGGCTAGAAAATTTAATCTTGTTAGTGATTTAGGAAAAGTGCTTGATCCTTTTGCTGATACTGTATTTCATATAACTATGTTTACAATATTTCTTTATGAAGGTTCTATGCCTATATGGATGTATATAATATCACTTTATAGAGATATGTTTTCAATGTTTATAAGAATTTTAGGCGGATTAAGAGGTTTTGCTGTTGCTGCTAAATTCAGCGGCAAACTTAAAACTGCATCAAGAGCTGCTGCTGTAGTGATAATATTCCTAATAAAAATATTAAAACATACAGAAATATCTCTTCCTTATGATCAAATAACATACTACAGTTTATTAGTTGTTACAATAATAACAATATATTCATTCTTTGATTATATGCCTTTAATAACAGGAAAATCAAATAAATAA
- a CDS encoding VWA domain-containing protein yields the protein MLDILSFLFKKDDIKNQLYTEFSQYGELLEDEEFSKELDKKINDYNENLNKEFSSNNPLKNEYDKYNNAYSSFKNNGADENRILNDINNYKNFDKDADDNFYNKKLNDIKNKHKENSKYNNINTDYNALEKAVLNDWKNSLDREYTKWALDKIDERRKEFFKDTKNLLEYLKDIKEIKESLGDETGELFDLSLGKIAKRDINYIKKLAKFLKNHKSIKELCDMLGRFMKAEESIKIEKVLRKETFKTKKIDTNSQEEIVGITYSRDIHNILPQEKLLLAEGVLETLFGVKYFENRLLTFKKEGYVDSFYEKDIEEEMTAKEDDKKGPIIICVDTSGSMSGVPETVSKAVTLYLATRAMKQKRNCYLINFSTKIETMDLTYPNTMDNLIEFLRLSFDGGTDAVPALRHAIKTMNTENYKKSDLIFISDFVFNGFTDDDYKLVNEQRKNENRFYSLIIGSTPLFNVKNSIFDYNWCYDSSRGSVKEITGDMYSSIFRN from the coding sequence ATGTTGGATATATTAAGTTTTTTATTTAAAAAAGATGATATTAAAAATCAATTATATACTGAATTCTCTCAGTACGGTGAATTACTTGAAGATGAAGAGTTTTCAAAGGAACTTGATAAAAAAATAAATGATTATAATGAAAATTTGAATAAAGAATTTTCATCTAATAATCCTTTAAAAAATGAATATGATAAATATAATAATGCATATTCTTCTTTTAAAAATAATGGTGCTGATGAAAACCGTATTTTAAATGATATAAATAATTATAAAAATTTTGATAAAGATGCTGATGATAATTTTTATAATAAAAAATTAAATGATATAAAAAATAAACATAAAGAAAATTCGAAATATAATAACATTAATACTGATTATAATGCTTTAGAAAAAGCAGTTTTGAATGATTGGAAAAATTCTTTAGACAGAGAATATACTAAATGGGCTTTGGATAAAATAGATGAAAGGAGAAAAGAGTTTTTTAAAGATACTAAAAATCTGCTTGAATATTTAAAAGATATAAAAGAAATTAAAGAATCATTAGGAGATGAAACAGGTGAGCTTTTTGATTTGAGTCTTGGAAAAATTGCAAAAAGAGATATAAATTATATAAAAAAACTAGCAAAATTTCTGAAAAATCATAAAAGTATAAAAGAACTTTGCGATATGCTAGGCAGATTTATGAAAGCAGAGGAAAGCATAAAAATAGAGAAAGTTCTAAGAAAAGAAACTTTTAAAACTAAAAAAATAGATACTAACTCTCAGGAAGAGATTGTTGGAATAACTTATTCTAGGGATATACATAATATACTTCCTCAGGAAAAACTACTTTTAGCTGAAGGTGTACTTGAAACTTTATTTGGAGTTAAATATTTTGAAAACAGGCTTTTAACTTTCAAAAAAGAAGGATATGTTGATTCATTTTATGAAAAAGATATAGAAGAGGAAATGACTGCTAAAGAAGATGATAAAAAAGGTCCTATTATAATATGTGTTGATACAAGCGGTTCTATGAGCGGAGTTCCAGAAACTGTTTCAAAAGCTGTTACATTATATTTGGCTACTCGTGCGATGAAACAGAAAAGAAATTGTTATCTTATAAATTTTAGTACTAAAATAGAAACTATGGATTTAACATATCCTAATACTATGGATAATTTGATTGAGTTTTTAAGATTAAGTTTTGATGGAGGAACTGATGCTGTGCCTGCATTGAGGCATGCCATAAAAACTATGAATACTGAGAATTATAAAAAATCTGATTTAATTTTTATCTCTGACTTTGTATTTAATGGTTTTACTGATGATGATTATAAATTAGTAAATGAACAAAGGAAAAATGAAAATAGATTTTATTCTCTTATAATAGGAAGTACTCCTCTCTTTAATGTAAAAAATAGCATATTTGATTATAATTGGTGTTATGATTCTTCAAGAGGTTCTGTTAAAGAGATTACGGGCGATATGTATTCAAGTATATTTAGAAATTAA
- a CDS encoding ABC transporter ATP-binding protein — protein sequence MISVENLNKYYGDFHALKGVSFEIKSGEIVGILGPNGAGKSTTLRILTCYLSPTSGNAIIDGKSILNNEREVKKVIGYLPESAPLYDDMSVFDYLVYMAEIQELERSRLSERLKYVVEACSLKDVISKSIGELSKGYKQRVGIAGAIIHDPKILILDEPTNGLDPNQIVEIRELIKELGKEKTVLISTHILSEVEATCSRAIIINQGNVIADADPKHLTLNNSKENKISSRIKLSVKTNDDNNKIIEKLKKIENVYDVKAEDNRELKDITIYSNDEEPREKIYSFIKSTDWIIYEMFRERENLEEVFHTLTKGDK from the coding sequence ATGATATCAGTAGAGAATTTAAACAAATACTATGGTGATTTTCATGCTTTAAAAGGCGTAAGTTTTGAAATAAAATCAGGAGAAATAGTCGGAATACTAGGACCTAACGGAGCAGGAAAATCTACTACTTTAAGAATACTAACATGCTACCTTTCGCCTACTAGCGGAAATGCAATTATTGACGGAAAAAGCATATTAAATAATGAAAGAGAAGTAAAAAAAGTTATTGGATACTTGCCAGAATCAGCACCGCTTTATGATGATATGAGTGTATTTGATTATCTAGTTTATATGGCAGAAATTCAGGAGCTTGAAAGAAGCAGATTAAGTGAAAGACTTAAATATGTTGTAGAAGCATGCAGCCTTAAAGATGTTATATCTAAATCAATAGGTGAACTTTCAAAAGGTTATAAACAGAGAGTTGGTATTGCAGGAGCTATAATACATGATCCTAAAATACTTATATTAGATGAGCCTACAAACGGACTTGACCCAAATCAAATAGTAGAAATCAGAGAACTTATAAAAGAATTGGGTAAAGAAAAAACTGTACTTATATCTACACATATATTAAGCGAAGTTGAGGCTACTTGTTCTAGGGCTATTATTATTAATCAGGGTAATGTTATAGCAGATGCCGATCCTAAACATTTAACTCTAAATAACAGCAAAGAAAATAAAATATCTTCAAGAATAAAGTTATCTGTTAAAACTAATGATGATAATAATAAAATAATAGAAAAACTAAAAAAAATAGAAAATGTTTATGATGTTAAAGCAGAAGATAACAGAGAGCTAAAAGATATTACAATATACTCTAATGATGAAGAGCCTAGAGAAAAAATTTATTCTTTTATAAAAAGTACAGATTGGATAATATATGAAATGTTTAGAGAAAGAGAAAATTTAGAAGAAGTATTCCATACATTAACAAAAGGAGATAAATAA
- a CDS encoding YkgJ family cysteine cluster protein produces the protein MKFDCDCCGICCKNIEHVPQLQKYDNGNGQCIYLTDDNKCSIYESRPEICNVDIMYQRKYSNIYSKEEFYKLNYQVCIQLKKNYKK, from the coding sequence ATGAAATTTGATTGCGATTGCTGCGGTATATGTTGTAAAAATATTGAACATGTACCGCAGCTTCAAAAATATGATAATGGCAATGGTCAATGCATATATTTAACAGATGATAATAAATGTTCTATATATGAAAGCAGACCGGAAATTTGTAATGTAGATATTATGTATCAAAGAAAATATTCTAATATTTATTCCAAAGAAGAGTTCTATAAATTAAATTATCAAGTATGTATTCAGTTAAAGAAAAATTATAAAAAATAA
- a CDS encoding DUF4340 domain-containing protein, protein MNKNVTKIIVLLIALAVISVAAFLTTKKSREKMEANKPRKQLFELNETNVTKYELKYSEEPIIVEKIDETWKVVSPSNNYKIDQLEAFANVKNFNTLNIDTTITNLAELDSFGLENPSNEFTVWEGNKEYKVFVGNKTADEEKYYVKYNDEYFSVELIYIEALKKTIDMLRDKQIFDKTIYIDSVVKTESNIRDYTNTIIKENRTNWVVDGVDEEINLNKAYRDFEALSLVKAIGFVYDENMLKYLNRLFRIPDATITIYMEDNTKTQYQLVYDNNDNRVYVKPKSGIIYEVDYNIYSAAMRDRSYYIKTEDDEKEMNDENNPYMEEDGMRLDENLQQ, encoded by the coding sequence ATGAACAAAAATGTTACAAAAATTATAGTTTTACTTATAGCATTGGCGGTAATAAGTGTTGCTGCATTTCTAACAACTAAAAAAAGCCGCGAAAAAATGGAGGCTAATAAACCTAGAAAACAGCTTTTTGAACTTAATGAAACTAATGTTACTAAATACGAATTAAAATATAGTGAAGAACCAATTATCGTAGAAAAAATAGATGAAACTTGGAAAGTTGTATCTCCTTCTAATAATTATAAAATAGATCAGTTAGAGGCATTTGCAAATGTTAAAAACTTTAATACTTTGAATATAGATACTACAATAACAAATCTTGCTGAATTAGATTCATTCGGTTTAGAAAATCCAAGCAATGAATTTACTGTTTGGGAAGGAAATAAGGAATATAAAGTATTTGTTGGAAATAAAACTGCTGATGAAGAAAAATATTATGTTAAATATAATGATGAATATTTCAGCGTGGAGCTTATTTATATAGAAGCATTAAAGAAAACTATTGATATGCTAAGAGATAAGCAAATATTTGACAAAACTATTTATATTGATTCTGTAGTAAAAACAGAGAGCAATATAAGAGATTATACAAATACCATCATAAAAGAAAATAGAACTAATTGGGTTGTTGACGGAGTAGACGAAGAAATTAATTTAAATAAGGCATACAGAGATTTTGAAGCATTATCTTTAGTTAAAGCTATAGGTTTTGTATATGATGAGAATATGCTTAAATATTTAAATAGGTTATTTAGAATACCTGATGCAACTATTACCATATATATGGAAGACAATACTAAAACTCAATATCAATTAGTATATGATAATAATGATAACAGAGTATATGTCAAACCTAAAAGCGGTATAATATATGAAGTGGACTATAATATATATTCGGCTGCTATGCGTGACAGAAGTTATTATATAAAAACTGAAGATGATGAAAAAGAAATGAATGATGAAAATAATCCTTATATGGAAGAAGACGGCATGAGATTAGATGAAAATTTGCAGCAATAA
- the galK gene encoding galactokinase: MIPRLHLKIVARFREVFGHKGDTKLYFAPGRVTVIGELIDYSDGDTITSAIDRGTYIVARKRPDNKVNIYAHSFKARKSFTLDDLEKNKEDEWAIYFKGVYSVLLEKEYKIHGMDIFVYTDLPFNTSLASSSSLCACLTFAALDINNIKDVDNIEMAKLSYEGEIKYASHRTSLSDHVTIFLAKENTLFFFNMKTLKYEYFDFNLGDYCMAVINSNKKRTSSDGEYNARKRECENALKKLKEKKSSLKSLSDLKVKDADFIKETLQNKEQRRALYVSAEQDRVNQAVKAIKKGSVKDLANLILKTHDGLSKLYEVSTAELDILVEEAMSMDGVLGARMIGTGFGGGVLMFLKKTEVENVIENLYTRYKERTRRDADVYILKLSSGTRILPTEE; the protein is encoded by the coding sequence ATGATACCTAGATTACATTTAAAAATAGTAGCAAGATTTAGAGAAGTTTTTGGGCATAAAGGCGATACAAAGCTTTATTTTGCTCCGGGAAGAGTTACAGTTATAGGAGAGCTTATAGATTATTCAGACGGGGATACTATAACTTCTGCTATAGACAGAGGAACATATATAGTAGCTAGAAAAAGACCTGATAATAAAGTGAATATATATGCCCATTCTTTTAAAGCTAGAAAATCATTTACATTAGATGATTTAGAAAAGAATAAAGAAGATGAGTGGGCTATTTATTTTAAAGGTGTTTATTCTGTACTTTTGGAAAAAGAATATAAAATACATGGTATGGATATATTTGTATATACAGATTTACCTTTTAATACATCTTTGGCATCATCCAGCTCATTATGTGCTTGTTTAACTTTTGCTGCTTTAGATATAAACAATATTAAAGATGTTGACAATATAGAAATGGCAAAATTATCTTATGAAGGCGAAATTAAGTATGCCTCTCATAGAACATCTTTAAGCGATCATGTTACAATATTTTTAGCCAAAGAGAATACTTTATTTTTCTTTAATATGAAAACACTTAAATATGAATATTTTGATTTCAATTTAGGTGATTATTGTATGGCGGTTATTAATAGTAATAAGAAAAGAACTTCCAGCGATGGGGAGTACAATGCCAGAAAAAGAGAATGTGAAAATGCATTAAAGAAACTCAAAGAAAAGAAAAGTTCTTTAAAATCATTATCTGATTTGAAAGTTAAAGATGCTGATTTTATTAAAGAAACTTTGCAGAATAAGGAACAAAGAAGGGCTTTATATGTTTCTGCTGAGCAGGATAGAGTTAATCAGGCAGTTAAAGCTATTAAAAAGGGTTCAGTTAAAGATTTAGCTAATTTGATACTTAAAACCCATGATGGTTTGAGTAAATTATATGAAGTTTCTACTGCAGAATTGGATATTTTGGTTGAAGAGGCTATGAGTATGGATGGTGTTTTGGGGGCTAGAATGATAGGTACAGGTTTCGGCGGCGGCGTTTTAATGTTCCTCAAAAAAACTGAAGTTGAAAATGTTATAGAAAATTTATATACGCGTTATAAAGAAAGAACTAGAAGAGATGCTGATGTTTATATATTAAAACTATCCAGCGGTACTAGAATTTTACCTACGGAAGAGTAA
- a CDS encoding AAA family ATPase has translation MKLNKEKINYILKKLSEGLYEKDEVIALTFLCALAGKSVFLYGPPGTAKSLIVRRIASAFKDSKYFGQLMNRFTTPEDVFGPVSLSKLKEDKFERQTEGYLPKADFVFLDEIWKSSPAILNTLLTIINEKVYRNGSAEEKVPLKALVSASNETPPKGQGLEAMYDRFIMRLFVDTAKDVDNFVKLISDKDVSFDACLKEEEKISTKDWLKFNKDIDNVSVSDEAINIICYIKNEIDEYNKGNNEAIYISDRRWKNIVYILKAAAFFSDRNTVMPIDCFLITHCIWTLEENIEAVKKMVLKSIKNFSSSNINNFNKEIEDMKNKYQISSNNISNNSNDDNSEFETVLINGEKFVELPVKFRLSNKPSSSYKNLYVPLNKLNIGSNSSFKACNSSGKKILFTECYYLNSDKKLKIKNIFLAQQNNFKSVNMGSSFGYALNAVSEAVSAMSNNLNNSFNNLPKNIITDFIKIKDENGNEADETICSLPIKNKNFANYTSNNFASVNNPKFKKECSKLIDNINNFVNDYENYLKNNINNIYSVFLSDENNFLMAEIYNENISELKSRVIELEKIRESLK, from the coding sequence ATGAAATTAAATAAAGAAAAAATAAATTATATATTAAAAAAACTTTCTGAAGGGTTATATGAAAAAGATGAAGTTATTGCCTTAACTTTTTTATGTGCTTTGGCTGGAAAATCAGTATTTTTATACGGTCCTCCTGGCACTGCTAAAAGTTTGATAGTACGAAGGATAGCTTCAGCTTTTAAAGATTCAAAATATTTCGGGCAGCTTATGAATAGGTTTACAACTCCTGAAGATGTATTCGGACCTGTGAGCTTATCAAAATTAAAAGAAGATAAATTTGAAAGACAAACTGAAGGTTATTTACCTAAAGCCGATTTTGTATTTTTAGATGAAATTTGGAAAAGCAGTCCTGCAATATTAAATACATTATTAACTATAATAAATGAAAAAGTGTATAGAAACGGAAGTGCGGAAGAGAAAGTGCCATTAAAGGCATTAGTTTCAGCAAGCAATGAGACTCCTCCTAAAGGTCAGGGACTTGAGGCAATGTATGACAGATTTATAATGCGTTTGTTTGTTGATACTGCTAAAGATGTTGATAATTTTGTAAAGTTAATATCTGATAAAGATGTTTCTTTTGATGCTTGCTTAAAAGAAGAGGAAAAAATATCTACTAAAGATTGGTTAAAATTTAATAAAGATATAGATAATGTATCAGTATCTGATGAAGCTATTAATATAATATGTTATATTAAAAATGAGATAGATGAATACAACAAAGGCAATAATGAAGCTATATATATTTCAGACAGAAGATGGAAAAATATTGTTTATATATTAAAAGCGGCTGCATTTTTCTCTGATAGAAATACCGTTATGCCTATAGACTGTTTTTTAATAACTCATTGTATATGGACGCTTGAAGAAAATATTGAGGCAGTTAAAAAAATGGTATTAAAATCAATAAAAAACTTTTCATCTTCAAATATTAATAATTTCAATAAAGAAATTGAAGATATGAAAAATAAATATCAAATTTCTTCAAATAATATTAGTAATAATTCGAATGATGATAATTCAGAATTTGAAACAGTATTGATAAATGGAGAAAAGTTTGTAGAATTACCTGTTAAATTTAGATTATCAAATAAACCTTCTAGTTCATATAAAAATTTATATGTTCCTTTAAATAAATTGAATATTGGAAGTAATTCTAGTTTTAAAGCATGTAATTCAAGCGGTAAAAAAATCTTATTTACTGAATGTTATTATTTAAATTCTGATAAAAAATTAAAAATAAAAAATATTTTTTTAGCACAGCAAAATAATTTTAAATCTGTGAATATGGGTTCTTCTTTTGGATATGCATTAAATGCAGTTTCTGAAGCAGTATCTGCAATGTCTAATAATTTGAATAATTCATTTAATAATTTGCCAAAAAATATAATTACTGATTTTATAAAAATTAAAGATGAAAATGGAAATGAAGCAGATGAAACTATATGCAGTTTGCCTATTAAAAATAAAAATTTTGCTAATTATACATCTAATAATTTTGCCTCAGTAAATAATCCGAAATTTAAAAAAGAGTGCAGCAAGTTAATAGATAATATCAATAATTTTGTTAATGATTATGAAAATTATTTAAAAAATAATATTAATAATATATATTCTGTATTTTTAAGCGATGAAAATAATTTTTTAATGGCTGAAATATACAATGAAAATATATCTGAATTAAAGTCTAGGGTTATAGAACTTGAAAAGATTAGAGAGTCTTTGAAATAA
- a CDS encoding ABC transporter ATP-binding protein, which translates to MSVSISIANAVKSYENLTIIPDLSLNIKNGEFFTLLGPSGCGKTTLLRMIAGFNTIEGGTIKFDEDVINNIPAHKRNIGMVFQNYAIFPHMTVRENVEYGLKLRKENKETMKKKVDEILHVVKIEEYQHRLPEILSGGQQQRVALARAIVITPNVLLMDEPLSNLDAKLRIEMRSAIKDIQRQIGITTIYVTHDQEEALAISDRIAVMKNGVIQQVGSPINIYTRPYNVFVATFIGHSNLFYASIKKEGNDTYILFRCGYKLKMNNLLDVKDNDEVVVGIRPEEFFINSENEEGMKAKILAKTFLGKYTNYLLHFNNDEIIPNQTGIEYSQDSSYAERMYEKDEIIILKPNANKINVFKPDMEKSLIKGVKKYEI; encoded by the coding sequence ATGAGTGTATCCATATCTATTGCAAATGCTGTAAAAAGTTATGAAAATCTTACAATAATACCTGATCTTTCATTAAATATAAAAAACGGAGAATTTTTTACTTTACTTGGACCGTCAGGATGCGGAAAAACAACTCTTTTGCGTATGATTGCCGGATTTAATACAATAGAAGGTGGAACAATAAAATTTGATGAAGATGTAATCAATAATATTCCGGCTCATAAAAGAAATATCGGTATGGTATTTCAAAACTATGCAATATTTCCTCATATGACTGTCAGAGAAAATGTTGAATACGGATTAAAACTAAGAAAAGAAAATAAAGAAACTATGAAGAAAAAAGTAGATGAAATACTTCATGTGGTGAAAATAGAAGAATATCAGCACAGACTTCCTGAAATATTATCAGGCGGACAGCAGCAGAGAGTAGCTTTAGCAAGAGCAATAGTCATAACTCCAAATGTTTTACTTATGGATGAACCTCTTTCTAATTTAGACGCCAAATTAAGAATAGAAATGAGAAGTGCAATAAAAGATATACAAAGACAAATAGGCATAACAACTATTTATGTTACCCATGATCAGGAAGAAGCACTTGCTATATCTGACAGAATAGCTGTGATGAAAAACGGTGTTATACAGCAGGTGGGAAGTCCTATAAATATTTATACAAGACCTTATAATGTATTTGTTGCCACTTTTATAGGTCATTCAAATTTATTCTATGCCAGCATAAAAAAAGAAGGAAATGATACATATATTTTATTCAGATGCGGATACAAATTGAAGATGAATAACTTATTAGATGTTAAAGACAATGATGAAGTTGTTGTAGGTATAAGACCTGAAGAATTTTTTATTAATTCTGAAAATGAAGAAGGTATGAAAGCTAAAATTTTAGCTAAAACTTTTCTTGGAAAATATACTAATTATTTGCTGCATTTCAATAATGATGAAATTATTCCTAATCAGACAGGTATAGAATATTCTCAAGATTCATCATACGCAGAAAGAATGTATGAAAAAGATGAAATAATAATTTTAAAACCTAATGCTAATAAAATTAATGTATTTAAACCTGATATGGAAAAAAGCCTTATAAAAGGGGTTAAAAAATATGAGATTTAA
- a CDS encoding ABC transporter permease, with product MQSISYTINKSNVILKKELRHIFFSPTAYIFSAIFLIVSGVYFFSRFFILQQNDMQDFFSILPLILSLIIPPITMGLLSSEFSSGSYELISTQSVSALEIILGKFFSAVIFMLFALIPTILYPITLSFLGRLDIGPVIAGYIGSVFLIMALCAIGIFASSTTKNQIVALIVGLAIMISLNMFLRYLTLLFPASVNFIEVISGDYHFANISRGVLDLRDIIYFLSVTVIFLYLANIMLENRK from the coding sequence GTGCAGTCAATAAGTTATACTATAAATAAATCTAATGTTATATTAAAAAAAGAATTAAGACATATTTTCTTTTCGCCAACAGCATATATATTTTCAGCAATATTTTTAATTGTAAGCGGAGTATATTTCTTCTCAAGATTTTTTATACTTCAGCAGAATGATATGCAGGATTTTTTCAGTATTCTGCCTTTAATATTATCGCTTATAATTCCGCCTATCACTATGGGATTACTATCAAGTGAGTTTTCAAGCGGTTCATATGAGCTTATAAGCACTCAGTCAGTTTCTGCTTTGGAAATTATACTAGGAAAATTCTTTTCAGCAGTGATATTTATGCTTTTTGCTTTAATACCTACTATACTCTACCCTATTACATTAAGTTTTTTAGGAAGATTAGATATTGGACCTGTTATTGCAGGATATATAGGAAGCGTATTTCTTATTATGGCTTTATGTGCTATAGGCATATTCGCATCTTCTACTACAAAAAATCAAATAGTAGCTTTAATTGTAGGGCTTGCAATTATGATATCTTTGAATATGTTTTTAAGATATTTAACTTTGCTTTTCCCTGCTTCTGTTAATTTTATAGAGGTAATAAGCGGAGATTATCATTTCGCTAATATATCAAGAGGAGTATTAGATTTAAGAGATATTATATACTTTCTATCAGTTACAGTAATATTCCTATACTTAGCAAATATTATGCTTGAAAACAGAAAATAA